The genome window ACGTGTCTCCCCCACAGCTATGGCTGCCTTGTGATTCTCACAGCCTTGACAAGCTCTGACAGGGCAGTGCAGAGGCCTGTCCCCTCCCTTGGTGACAAATTCACCCTCCCTGGTTCTGGGGTGGAGCTGGGCACCTGCTGAGTCTGGTCTTGGAGGTGCAGCAAGCAGGGAGGGGATAGCTGGGTTTTGGCACTGGCTCACAGGTAGTtgtcctcttcctcctcctcctcctcttcctcatcccgTGCCAGCGCCTCGATGTCGTGGGTGATGTCTGTGATCATGCGGTTGAAGGACTCGGACTCGGAGCGCAGGGACCAGCTGTCATAGCTGCGCACGGCCGAGGCCGACGTGTTGCTCATGCTGCGCTTGATGCGGCCGAAGCTGTCAGTGAGGATCCCGCCCTCCCGGATCCCGATGCTCTCCAGGAAGGTCTCAAAGTACCCGATGTCTTGGTCAGGGATGAAGGGCCTCATTCCTGTCATAGGCACCGTaagcctggggagcagcactggggtgcAATGCCAGCCCTactggctgctggcaggaggttTGTCCCACTTGCCCCCAGTAAGCAACGAGATCCTGGCATCCCCTGAAgcacacccagcagcagcaccatgtCCCCAAGGGATGCACAGACATCACCAGGGTGCCACGGTGCCACGGGGCGGCTGCAGACACTCACCCAGGAGGAGGAACTTCCTGCGGTCCCCGTAGAGGCGCAGGAGCTCAGTGCAGTATTCCTGCACCGGCGTGCCCAGCCGGTACTCGCGGAGCAGGACAGCAAACTGCTGGATTTCCTGTGGTGACAACTTGTTGCGCAGCTgtggtgacacagggacaggttGGGCTTGGGGACATCAACAGCACaaagcccccagccccccaccctctgtcccactgctgctctgtggcacagggagcccacacctctctgctgcccctgccccagctgctggcactaCTGGCCTGCTGCttgtccccgtgcccatccctgtgccctcaCCGTCACCATGtagtcctgcagctgctccagccctgcgCCGCTCTGGTCACTGCCACTGCAAGCGGTGGCCAGGCTGTGGTGGGAGCGGTGGAAGGAGGGTGAGGAGGTGCCGCTGTAATAGGCTTCAAAGGTCTCGTGGGAGCCATTGCTGTGGGAGAACACGGGTCAGCGGGTCCCTGTACCCCTCGTGTGCCCAGCTGCCCCCCACCCAGTACACAGCACCCACCATCAGGTAGGGCTGGGGCATCACCGCAATGGACACTGGCACCCAGCCAAGGGCAGGGGCACCCACCCAGGGGCAGGGGGATCCTTCATCTGTCCAGTGGGACCCACCCTAGTCCAAGGGCACCCTGAGGGAGCCAACTcacaaggagctgcagcagctgtagTCAGCATCGTAGCCATATGTCCCATCTGTGCGGCAGCTCTcacctggggagggagagctgagaCCTCAGACAAAACCCCCACGATGTGTCCATGTACCCCCACCTGTCAGCCCCATGATATCCCACGTGATATTCCCACTCCTGTCCGCAGCCACTCACTCCTGCTGGAGAGCCAGGGCCGTGTGGGCGTGGAGGTGTAGTGGTACCCGGCACGGTCCACGCACTCGATGCTCTGGTCGCCGTAGATGATCTGGAACACCTGGCAGATGAGCGCACAGGACTCCTCACCAGCATCCTGCAGCgggaagggaggagggcagTGAGTGCCGGTAGGCGGGCGAGCGGGCAGTGGGTGGCACACGCCGGCACCTCTCACCCTGTTGGGCACGGCGAGGATAATGAGGTTGGAGTAAGCGTCagggcagggctcctgggggTCCAGGGGGTTGCTGCCGGCGTGCCGCCGCTCCCAGCTGCCGAAGCNNNNNNNNNNNNNNNNNNNNNNNNNNNNNNNNNNNNcccccccccccccccccccccccccccccccccccccccccccccccccccccccccccccccccccccccccccccccccccccccccccccccccccccccccccccccccccccccccccccccccccccccccccccccccccccccccccccccccccccccccccccccccccccccccccccccccccccccccccccccccccccccccccccccccccccccccccccccccccccccccccccccccccccccccccccc of Ficedula albicollis isolate OC2 chromosome 20, FicAlb1.5, whole genome shotgun sequence contains these proteins:
- the CCM2L gene encoding cerebral cavernous malformations 2 protein-like — translated: MDSEAKKGKKGFVSPIKRLVFPKAARRAALRSSVYRRPLHSVPLYPPHYLIDPQILLHDYVEKEVKFLGHLTWVTSSLNPSSRDEVLQLLDTARQLKELPLQTTPEQDSILSLSARCLLLTWRDNEELILRIPTHEIAAASYLRDDALHLLILKTGLGVDPVPAGAHPEAAPAGLPEAFPAEKRAGGSWPEGRLGGAMERRHTICSLDWRAARGGQEGRQGGGGGGGGGGGGGGGGGGGGGGGGGGGGGGGGGGGGGGGGGGGGGGGGGGGFGSWERRHAGSNPLDPQEPCPDAYSNLIILAVPNRDAGEESCALICQVFQIIYGDQSIECVDRAGYHYTSTPTRPWLSSRSESCRTDGTYGYDADYSCCSSFNGSHETFEAYYSGTSSPSFHRSHHSLATACSGSDQSGAGLEQLQDYMVTLRNKLSPQEIQQFAVLLREYRLGTPVQEYCTELLRLYGDRRKFLLLGMRPFIPDQDIGYFETFLESIGIREGGILTDSFGRIKRSMSNTSASAVRSYDSWSLRSESESFNRMITDITHDIEALARDEEEEEEEEEDNYL